The following are from one region of the Amedibacterium intestinale genome:
- a CDS encoding penicillin-binding transpeptidase domain-containing protein encodes MIRWKVKKRIQVIFLCCVMLFACILGKLGYEQLFHHGEIMEKAKESWERDFTVAGLRGSILDSKGEKLAYDVPSTSVMVVPAQIKDADTTAKQLADILEADEKKIKSTLTKKASTQKIQPEGRLIDDKKAKKIEELGLDGVYLVQDSLRYYPNNNYLAQVLGFTGIDNQGLAGLELQYDNILRAQNGALKIPLDAKGHNVKMYKERYEAPGRGMDVQLTIDSTIQGIVEREVDNLVKKYHPKSALALAMNPKTGEILAMVSKPDFDPNHYEDYDCDVYNRNLPIWMSYEPGSTFKSVIFASALDLNLFDMFKDTYDDKGYEMVNGARIKSWKAGGHGHQTFLQVLENSSNPGFVEISRRLGLDKEVEYVKKFGFGEKTGIDLPGESSGIMFDKKKMSELEQATVAFGQGISVTPIQLVTAFSAIINGGTLYQPYITKSVLDPITHDPLVEFKPTPKRQVIKEETSKQMRYALESVVANGGGKPAYMEGYKIGGKTGTAQKAENGVYSTSDYILSFLSAAPMDDPQIVLYIAADSPQNDVLYGGTVIAPIAKSCYEDILPYLGVEKTKNQIPKKLVWPETENIKVENFVGKKKKEVQQEGVTFTFIGEGDYVIEQMPEEGTMFSSEGGEVWIYLGDDKVK; translated from the coding sequence ATGATTCGCTGGAAAGTAAAGAAAAGAATACAAGTTATTTTTTTATGCTGCGTGATGTTATTTGCCTGTATTTTAGGAAAACTAGGATATGAACAGCTTTTTCATCATGGAGAAATCATGGAAAAAGCGAAAGAGTCGTGGGAAAGAGATTTTACTGTGGCAGGACTTCGTGGAAGTATTTTAGATTCAAAAGGGGAGAAGCTGGCTTATGATGTACCAAGTACTTCTGTTATGGTGGTGCCTGCACAAATTAAAGATGCAGATACTACTGCAAAACAGCTGGCAGATATACTGGAAGCAGATGAAAAGAAAATAAAGTCAACCTTAACTAAGAAAGCAAGTACACAAAAAATTCAGCCAGAAGGGCGGCTTATTGATGACAAAAAAGCAAAGAAAATAGAAGAACTGGGCTTAGATGGGGTCTATTTAGTACAGGATTCTTTACGTTATTATCCAAATAATAATTATTTGGCACAGGTTTTAGGATTTACGGGTATTGATAATCAAGGGTTAGCAGGATTGGAACTGCAGTATGATAATATTTTGCGTGCACAAAATGGAGCATTAAAGATTCCTTTAGATGCGAAAGGACATAATGTAAAGATGTATAAGGAACGATACGAAGCTCCAGGTAGAGGGATGGATGTACAATTGACCATTGATTCTACGATACAGGGAATTGTGGAAAGAGAAGTAGATAATTTAGTAAAAAAATATCATCCCAAATCGGCTTTAGCACTGGCAATGAATCCAAAAACTGGAGAGATTCTCGCAATGGTTTCAAAACCTGATTTTGATCCTAATCATTATGAAGATTATGATTGTGATGTATATAATCGAAATCTTCCTATTTGGATGAGTTATGAACCAGGATCTACATTTAAATCGGTTATTTTCGCAAGTGCTTTAGATTTAAACCTATTTGATATGTTTAAGGATACGTATGATGACAAGGGGTATGAAATGGTAAATGGAGCACGCATTAAATCGTGGAAAGCCGGAGGACATGGACATCAGACATTTTTACAGGTATTGGAAAATTCCAGCAATCCAGGCTTTGTAGAAATATCAAGAAGATTGGGATTGGACAAAGAAGTAGAGTATGTTAAAAAATTTGGATTTGGAGAGAAAACAGGCATAGATTTGCCAGGAGAATCCAGTGGAATTATGTTTGATAAAAAAAAGATGAGTGAATTAGAACAGGCAACCGTTGCTTTTGGACAAGGAATCAGTGTAACTCCTATTCAGTTAGTAACAGCATTTAGTGCGATTATCAATGGAGGAACTTTGTATCAGCCCTATATTACGAAAAGTGTTTTAGATCCTATTACGCACGATCCACTTGTAGAATTTAAGCCTACTCCAAAAAGACAGGTAATTAAAGAAGAAACAAGTAAACAAATGCGTTATGCTTTGGAAAGTGTCGTTGCAAATGGAGGTGGAAAACCGGCTTATATGGAAGGTTATAAAATAGGGGGAAAAACAGGAACTGCACAAAAAGCAGAAAATGGAGTATATTCCACTTCTGATTATATATTGTCATTTTTATCTGCAGCACCAATGGATGATCCACAGATTGTTTTATATATCGCAGCAGATAGTCCTCAAAATGATGTTTTGTATGGAGGAACGGTCATTGCCCCTATTGCGAAATCTTGTTATGAAGATATTTTACCTTATCTTGGCGTTGAAAAGACAAAGAATCAAATTCCTAAAAAACTTGTTTGGCCGGAAACAGAAAATATAAAAGTGGAAAACTTTGTAGGGAAAAAGAAAAAAGAAGTGCAGCAGGAAGGAGTTACGTTTACCTTTATTGGCGAGGGAGATTATGTAATAGAACAAATGCCAGAGGAAGGAACGATGTTTTCTTCTGAAGGAGGGGAGGTATGGATTTATCTTGGAGACGATAAAGTTAAGTGA
- a CDS encoding UDP-N-acetylmuramoyl-L-alanyl-D-glutamate--2,6-diaminopimelate ligase — protein sequence METIKLSDVLALLHKECGKDCILQGISDDSRRVEKNWLFISHKDTYLHQMMHIQEALSKGAVVFCEYALEFENVYVISNIEQVQKEILKFYYGDLCENIKVIGISGTNGKTTTACFLTQILKKEGYKVLRIGTHLVDMNGDKQEIRNTTPDMYILAELFHEALQKQITHVVMEVSSHAIDQKRIGLLRFDLILYTNISSDHLDYHFTQVHYRYTKFKLHQYLKKGGKIIINDDGVYTDELLHVNHKNCIIVGNQSCHVVIDHQKHSKEGVSMQVQGIPFTTSLLGKWNVYNVALCITSCRILGISYEKLQEDVKELNSEKGRMEVICQEPCTAIIDYAHTASSLKEVLSYCKGICSGKLYCIIGCGGNRDKKKRSHMAQIAMIYSNIAFFTADNPRNEKVSSILLDMLEAGGENYMVFENRKYAIKHCFNIAQKNDIIVIAGKGAESTQEIDGVFYPYNDEDFVKELFHKEE from the coding sequence TTGGAGACGATAAAGTTAAGTGATGTTTTAGCCTTGCTTCATAAAGAATGTGGCAAAGATTGTATACTTCAAGGAATTAGCGACGATAGTCGAAGAGTAGAGAAAAACTGGTTGTTTATAAGTCACAAAGATACGTATCTTCATCAAATGATGCATATCCAAGAAGCCTTATCAAAAGGTGCTGTTGTTTTTTGCGAGTATGCATTGGAATTTGAAAATGTTTATGTCATTTCTAATATTGAACAGGTACAAAAAGAAATATTAAAGTTTTATTATGGAGATCTTTGTGAAAATATAAAAGTAATTGGTATTAGTGGAACTAATGGGAAAACAACAACGGCCTGTTTTCTTACACAAATATTAAAAAAAGAAGGATATAAGGTATTGCGTATTGGAACGCATCTTGTAGATATGAATGGGGATAAACAAGAAATAAGAAATACGACTCCTGATATGTATATACTAGCAGAATTGTTTCATGAAGCATTACAAAAACAAATTACACATGTAGTTATGGAAGTGAGCTCTCATGCCATTGATCAAAAACGTATAGGTCTTTTGCGGTTTGATTTGATACTTTATACGAATATTTCCAGTGACCATTTAGATTATCATTTTACACAGGTGCATTATCGTTATACGAAATTTAAACTGCATCAGTATTTAAAAAAAGGTGGAAAAATTATCATCAACGATGATGGAGTTTATACAGATGAGTTACTGCATGTGAATCATAAAAACTGTATTATAGTTGGAAATCAATCTTGTCATGTGGTAATTGATCATCAAAAACATTCTAAAGAAGGTGTTTCTATGCAGGTGCAGGGAATTCCTTTTACAACTTCTCTTTTGGGGAAATGGAATGTATATAATGTAGCTTTATGTATTACATCATGTCGAATTTTAGGTATTTCCTATGAAAAACTGCAGGAAGATGTAAAGGAATTAAATAGTGAAAAGGGAAGAATGGAGGTAATTTGTCAAGAACCATGTACAGCGATTATTGATTATGCGCATACAGCTAGTTCTTTAAAAGAAGTTTTATCCTATTGTAAAGGAATATGTTCAGGGAAATTATATTGCATTATAGGATGTGGAGGAAATCGTGATAAGAAGAAAAGAAGCCATATGGCACAAATAGCTATGATATATAGCAATATAGCTTTTTTTACTGCAGATAATCCAAGAAATGAAAAAGTTAGTTCTATTTTGCTGGATATGCTGGAGGCTGGAGGAGAGAATTACATGGTTTTTGAAAATCGCAAGTATGCGATCAAACATTGTTTCAATATTGCTCAAAAAAATGATATAATAGTAATCGCTGGAAAAGGAGCAGAGTCTACACAGGAAATAGATGGTGTATTTTATCCCTATAATGATGAAGACTTTGTGAAAGAACTTTTTCATAAGGAGGAATGA
- the mraY gene encoding phospho-N-acetylmuramoyl-pentapeptide-transferase: MEIKYLLAFGAALVLTLVVMPVLIPFLHKIKFGQSIRKEGPKSHMAKTGTPTMGGIVFVLVPILVMLILDYKAFATPEMLIVVFAYLGYAFIGFLDDFLIVVKKNNDGLKPSVKFLLQSVLAVVFYICYTYVADTSIEIPVLHLSLNIGILYFFLVFIMFTAESNAVNLTDGLDGLCAGTSLIAIAPFIIFSLLKGQHDLAMFLLAVSGALLGYLRFNLHPAKIFMGDTGSLAIGGLLAATAMVLKQELLLIIIGGVFLMEVLSVIIQVTSFKLTGKRVFRMSPLHHHFELGGMKETQVVLMFWCIALVFAALGLWLGVI, from the coding sequence TTGGAAATAAAATATTTGCTTGCATTCGGAGCTGCACTGGTTTTGACATTGGTCGTAATGCCAGTTCTGATTCCGTTTCTACATAAAATTAAATTTGGACAAAGCATTCGAAAAGAAGGACCGAAAAGTCATATGGCAAAAACAGGAACACCAACTATGGGCGGGATTGTATTTGTACTTGTCCCAATACTGGTTATGCTGATATTAGATTATAAAGCTTTTGCTACACCGGAAATGCTGATTGTAGTGTTTGCTTATTTGGGATATGCTTTCATTGGCTTTTTAGATGATTTCTTAATTGTAGTGAAAAAGAATAATGATGGATTAAAACCATCTGTAAAATTCCTTTTACAATCTGTTTTAGCAGTTGTTTTCTATATTTGCTACACATATGTAGCAGATACAAGTATTGAAATACCTGTATTGCATCTTAGTTTAAATATAGGGATTTTATATTTCTTTTTGGTATTTATTATGTTTACAGCAGAAAGCAATGCGGTGAATTTGACAGATGGATTAGATGGATTGTGTGCAGGAACATCTTTAATAGCAATTGCGCCATTCATTATTTTTTCTTTGTTGAAAGGACAACATGATCTGGCAATGTTTTTATTGGCTGTAAGCGGGGCATTGCTTGGCTATCTTCGTTTTAATTTGCACCCTGCAAAAATCTTTATGGGAGATACAGGATCTTTGGCAATTGGAGGTTTGCTTGCGGCAACTGCCATGGTTTTAAAACAGGAACTTTTGTTAATTATAATTGGCGGTGTATTTTTAATGGAAGTCTTGTCTGTTATCATTCAAGTTACAAGTTTTAAATTAACAGGAAAAAGAGTTTTTAGAATGTCTCCTTTGCATCATCATTTTGAATTAGGCGGAATGAAAGAAACGCAGGTTGTGTTAATGTTTTGGTGTATCGCTCTTGTGTTTGCAGCTCTTGGTTTATGGTTGGGAGTGATATAA
- the murD gene encoding UDP-N-acetylmuramoyl-L-alanine--D-glutamate ligase has protein sequence MKEKVLVIGAARSGVAVSKLLSLHDYEVTITDMAEIKDKEELIASGMHVFECGHPDHLRNKEWAFVVKNPGIKYTVPFVKYFVDENIPIFTEVEIGYRFAKKFHYGAVTGTNGKTTITTLLYEMLKSNGKAIVAGNIGFPLSELALQHEQEEKDVALELSNFQLLGIDTFAPEVSVVCNLAPDHLDYMPSLDSYYVSKMRIYENCKENDWFLRNVDDETVMQYAKNIPCRCIDYSFTRQDVDLYRKDKAVWLWDIPLFNESDVKIVGDYNLMNAMVAGCMAYKLGVSPENIAHTLQNFHGVEHRLEYVGEKDGVRFYNDSKATNTHAVQAALNSFEKNIILLAGGHDKGIPFDELSVFDKKIKCCISFGETKEKFKDIFTNTITTETMKEALKEAIQIAQSGDVVLLSPACSSFDQYKNYEVRGETFKEFVKEYFREGEL, from the coding sequence ATGAAAGAAAAAGTATTGGTAATTGGTGCAGCTAGAAGTGGAGTTGCAGTTTCTAAACTGCTGTCTTTGCATGATTATGAAGTGACAATTACAGATATGGCAGAAATTAAAGATAAGGAAGAATTAATTGCTTCTGGAATGCATGTGTTTGAATGTGGACATCCAGATCATTTACGTAATAAAGAATGGGCATTTGTGGTAAAAAATCCAGGAATAAAGTATACGGTTCCTTTTGTGAAATACTTTGTAGATGAAAATATTCCAATTTTTACAGAAGTGGAAATTGGTTATCGTTTTGCGAAAAAATTTCATTATGGAGCAGTGACTGGTACCAATGGAAAGACGACAATAACTACATTGCTTTATGAGATGTTAAAATCAAATGGAAAAGCTATCGTTGCCGGAAATATTGGTTTTCCATTAAGCGAGTTAGCATTGCAGCATGAACAGGAAGAAAAAGATGTGGCATTAGAACTGAGCAATTTTCAGCTTTTAGGTATTGATACATTTGCACCTGAAGTAAGTGTTGTATGTAATCTTGCTCCAGATCATTTGGATTATATGCCATCACTTGATTCCTATTATGTATCGAAAATGCGTATTTATGAGAACTGTAAAGAAAATGACTGGTTTTTACGTAATGTTGATGATGAAACTGTTATGCAATATGCAAAAAATATTCCATGTCGCTGTATAGATTACTCATTCACTCGACAAGATGTAGATTTATATCGTAAAGATAAAGCTGTCTGGTTATGGGATATTCCTCTTTTTAATGAAAGTGATGTAAAAATTGTGGGGGATTATAATTTGATGAATGCAATGGTTGCGGGATGTATGGCTTATAAATTAGGTGTATCACCGGAAAATATTGCACATACCCTTCAAAACTTCCATGGGGTAGAACATCGTTTAGAATATGTTGGAGAAAAAGATGGAGTACGTTTTTATAATGATTCCAAGGCAACCAATACACATGCTGTACAGGCGGCGTTAAATTCATTTGAAAAAAATATTATTTTGCTTGCAGGAGGACATGATAAAGGAATTCCATTTGATGAATTATCTGTTTTTGACAAGAAGATAAAATGTTGTATTTCTTTTGGAGAAACAAAAGAGAAATTTAAAGATATTTTTACAAACACGATTACAACAGAAACTATGAAAGAGGCTTTAAAAGAAGCAATTCAAATTGCACAGTCTGGTGATGTTGTGTTGTTATCTCCGGCTTGTAGTAGTTTTGACCAGTATAAAAACTATGAAGTTAGGGGAGAGACTTTTAAAGAATTTGTAAAGGAATATTTTAGAGAAGGAGAGTTGTAA
- a CDS encoding undecaprenyl-diphosphate phosphatase: MYIFEVLKTIIYGIVEGITEWLPISSTGHMILIEEIPFLKLQVSEEFWNVFLVVIQLGAILAVVLLYWNKIFPFNLKNKNRPFIRYDIMNLWFKILVACIPAAIVGILLDDWLEAHLYNGFVVAVMLVLVGIAFIIIENGNKNRRARVTSLEDLSYKDAMIVGIFQLIAAIFPGTSRSGATIVGGLMIGISRTVAAEFTFFLAIPVMFGASLLKLVKAGLVFSLGEWGLLLIGMITAFIVSIIVIRFLMTYIKKHDFKVFGWYRIVLGILVLGYFMFLK; encoded by the coding sequence ATGTATATTTTTGAAGTATTAAAAACAATTATTTATGGTATTGTTGAAGGAATTACGGAATGGCTTCCTATCAGTAGTACCGGGCATATGATTTTAATTGAAGAAATACCGTTTTTGAAATTACAGGTATCTGAAGAGTTTTGGAATGTTTTCTTGGTTGTTATTCAGTTAGGGGCAATCTTAGCAGTTGTTTTGTTATATTGGAATAAGATTTTTCCATTTAATTTGAAAAATAAAAATCGTCCATTTATTCGTTATGATATTATGAATCTTTGGTTTAAAATATTAGTAGCCTGTATTCCGGCAGCTATTGTTGGTATCTTGTTAGATGATTGGTTAGAAGCACATTTATATAATGGCTTTGTTGTAGCAGTCATGCTTGTACTTGTCGGTATTGCTTTTATTATTATTGAGAATGGTAACAAAAATAGACGTGCAAGAGTTACAAGTTTAGAGGATCTGTCTTATAAAGATGCGATGATTGTTGGTATTTTTCAGTTAATTGCGGCAATTTTCCCGGGAACTAGTAGAAGTGGAGCTACGATTGTTGGAGGATTGATGATTGGAATTAGTCGTACTGTTGCGGCAGAATTTACTTTCTTCCTTGCTATTCCTGTAATGTTTGGAGCTAGTTTATTAAAATTAGTAAAAGCTGGTTTAGTATTTTCTTTAGGTGAATGGGGACTTCTACTAATTGGAATGATTACTGCCTTCATTGTGTCTATTATAGTTATTCGATTCTTGATGACATATATTAAGAAACATGACTTTAAGGTGTTTGGATGGTATCGAATTGTACTTGGTATTTTGGTCTTAGGATATTTCATGTTTTTGAAATAA
- the trpS gene encoding tryptophan--tRNA ligase, whose translation MKKMLSGIKPSGRLTLGNYIGAIRKFVEYQDEYELYVFIANLHAITVAQDKAELKKNTKDLIALYLACGLDPKKVTIFLQSDVHEHAELGWILTCNSYMGELQRMTQYKDKTAKGETGITAGLFTYPSLMAADILLYDADYVPVGIDQKQHVELTRNLAERFNNRYGETFVIPEPVVAKVGAKIYSLQNPTKKMSKSEENPKGTIDLLDEPSLARKKVMSAVTDSLGIIQYDPENQPGISNLLTILSSLNGESIESIVNRYEGKGYGEFKKEVGQQVFDFLADLQKRYNEIIASGMAEQVIKEGNEKASFIARKKLSKVKRKIGFEVF comes from the coding sequence ATGAAAAAAATGTTGAGTGGAATTAAGCCAAGCGGACGTTTGACACTTGGAAACTATATAGGTGCAATCCGTAAATTCGTAGAGTATCAAGATGAGTATGAATTATATGTATTTATTGCGAACCTACACGCTATTACTGTAGCACAAGATAAAGCAGAGTTGAAAAAAAATACAAAGGATTTAATTGCTTTGTATTTAGCTTGCGGTCTTGATCCTAAAAAAGTTACTATCTTTTTACAAAGCGATGTACATGAACATGCTGAACTTGGCTGGATTTTAACTTGTAATTCTTATATGGGTGAACTGCAAAGAATGACACAATATAAAGATAAAACTGCAAAAGGTGAAACTGGGATAACAGCTGGACTGTTTACTTATCCATCTTTAATGGCCGCAGACATCCTTTTATATGATGCAGATTATGTACCTGTTGGAATAGATCAAAAACAGCATGTAGAATTAACAAGAAATTTAGCTGAAAGATTTAATAACCGTTATGGCGAAACCTTTGTCATTCCAGAACCAGTAGTTGCCAAAGTTGGGGCTAAGATTTATTCTTTGCAAAATCCAACTAAGAAAATGTCTAAATCAGAAGAAAATCCAAAAGGTACAATTGATTTACTAGATGAACCAAGTCTAGCTCGCAAGAAAGTTATGTCTGCCGTAACTGATTCCTTAGGTATCATCCAATATGATCCGGAAAATCAGCCAGGTATCAGCAATCTATTAACAATTCTTTCTTCCTTAAATGGAGAATCCATTGAAAGTATTGTAAATAGATATGAAGGAAAAGGATATGGAGAATTCAAAAAAGAAGTTGGACAGCAGGTATTTGACTTTTTAGCTGATTTACAGAAGCGCTATAATGAAATCATTGCCAGTGGTATGGCAGAGCAGGTAATTAAGGAAGGAAATGAAAAAGCATCTTTCATTGCTAGAAAAAAACTTTCTAAAGTAAAAAGAAAAATTGGTTTTGAAGTCTTCTAA
- a CDS encoding Spx/MgsR family RNA polymerase-binding regulatory protein, which produces MIILYTSPGCASCRKAKQWLKDNDMKFVEKNIFTTLLKEEEIKYLLQRSENGTEDIISTRSKAFQNLNRDLEDISVKELIEIIRENPSILKRPIMINESSFVVGYDDDEITALVPAKLRLAAQRACNPTCPNFSICGYLREEACSAE; this is translated from the coding sequence ATGATTATTCTTTATACTTCTCCAGGTTGTGCAAGTTGTAGAAAAGCTAAACAATGGTTAAAAGATAATGATATGAAATTCGTAGAAAAAAATATATTTACTACTCTTCTTAAAGAGGAAGAAATTAAATATTTACTTCAAAGAAGCGAAAATGGAACGGAAGATATTATTTCAACTAGGAGTAAAGCTTTTCAAAATCTTAATAGAGATTTAGAAGACATTTCTGTGAAAGAATTAATTGAAATCATTCGAGAAAATCCATCTATATTGAAAAGGCCAATAATGATTAATGAAAGCAGTTTTGTTGTAGGATATGATGATGATGAAATTACAGCATTAGTTCCTGCGAAATTACGTCTTGCTGCACAACGTGCCTGTAATCCGACTTGTCCGAATTTTTCGATTTGCGGATATCTTCGAGAAGAAGCTTGTAGTGCTGAGTAA
- a CDS encoding putative manganese transporter, whose amino-acid sequence MREILLDAFFDTITMLPFLYLTYLLMEYIEHKSTSHMKYLLVKARSFGPIIGAILGIIPQCGFSVIASGLYVNKTITLGTLISVFVATSDEAIPILLSQPNQGKTLFSIVVIKLIIAALSGFLLDMILKKMHNENSSPLHNIHEHCEEESKTHSSIFSLAFIHAFKVFCFIFIVNLILTLLISYTGESTISKFLASGSFLQPLLAAFVGFIPNCVASVILSQLYVDGIITFGSLTAGLITGAGLGLLTLVRMYDNRKDLVRIFVILFIIGVISGMTLDIVL is encoded by the coding sequence ATGAGAGAAATATTGCTTGATGCTTTTTTTGATACTATAACAATGTTACCTTTTTTATATTTAACATATTTGTTAATGGAGTATATCGAGCATAAAAGTACAAGTCATATGAAATACTTATTGGTTAAAGCTAGAAGTTTTGGACCTATTATTGGGGCTATTTTAGGAATTATACCACAATGCGGTTTTTCAGTAATTGCAAGTGGTTTATATGTTAATAAGACGATTACATTAGGTACTTTAATTTCGGTTTTTGTCGCAACTAGTGATGAAGCGATTCCAATTTTATTATCACAGCCTAATCAAGGTAAAACGCTATTTTCAATAGTTGTAATAAAGTTGATTATCGCTGCTTTATCTGGTTTTTTACTTGATATGATTTTAAAGAAAATGCATAATGAGAATTCATCTCCTTTGCATAATATACATGAACATTGTGAAGAAGAAAGTAAGACTCATTCTTCTATATTTTCTCTTGCTTTTATTCATGCATTTAAAGTTTTTTGTTTTATCTTTATTGTGAATTTGATTTTAACATTACTTATTTCTTATACTGGTGAATCTACGATATCAAAATTCTTGGCTTCTGGATCTTTCTTACAACCGTTACTAGCTGCTTTTGTTGGTTTTATACCTAACTGTGTAGCTAGTGTAATTCTTTCTCAGTTGTATGTTGATGGCATCATTACTTTTGGTTCATTGACTGCTGGATTAATTACAGGAGCTGGTTTGGGTTTACTAACTTTAGTTCGAATGTACGATAATAGGAAAGATTTAGTAAGAATTTTTGTTATATTATTTATCATAGGTGTTATTAGCGGAATGACACTTGATATTGTTCTTTAA
- a CDS encoding SOS response-associated peptidase family protein gives MCGRFYFQFKQDSVSLYLQDLVQKNHLVEFASDEIFPSQEVLVLLQNKDSYDIDVMKWGFDGYKGSIINARSETLHMKQMFCNIQGNRCLVPCNGFYEWSTNGHLKQKKFICKKKQSVIYMAAIYNERKEFVILTQESKGVLRRIHHRMPILVLDDEKDAYFNGQLDFENQEDNLCIESEEVKAPCFDQVKFEF, from the coding sequence ATGTGTGGAAGGTTTTATTTTCAATTTAAACAAGATAGTGTTTCTTTATATTTACAAGATCTTGTACAAAAGAATCATTTAGTAGAATTTGCATCAGATGAGATTTTTCCTTCTCAGGAAGTGTTAGTTTTGCTTCAAAATAAAGATAGTTATGACATTGATGTAATGAAATGGGGATTTGATGGTTATAAGGGATCCATTATTAATGCAAGAAGTGAAACTTTGCATATGAAGCAAATGTTTTGTAATATACAGGGGAATCGTTGTTTAGTTCCTTGTAATGGATTTTATGAATGGAGTACAAATGGACATTTAAAACAGAAAAAGTTTATATGTAAAAAAAAACAGTCAGTGATTTATATGGCCGCTATTTACAATGAGAGAAAAGAGTTTGTTATTTTAACGCAGGAAAGTAAGGGTGTTTTGAGAAGAATTCATCATCGAATGCCTATATTAGTTTTAGATGATGAAAAAGATGCTTATTTTAATGGTCAACTGGATTTTGAAAATCAGGAAGATAATTTATGTATAGAAAGTGAAGAGGTTAAAGCACCATGTTTCGATCAAGTAAAATTCGAATTTTAA
- a CDS encoding ABC transporter permease: MFRSSKIRILTSFLVLILLWQLAAFTIDNDWLLPYPIQVFHRMIDFLFYPSFYQAIGASLRRILIGLGFAFVLAFLCAYASFKSKLFEDIFTPVLVLSRSIPNISYILIVLVWFNSEMSSAIICFLILFPTIYSSLYNGWKDIDDELLSVMRLYQTSFIYRVRKVYFPLLKSSIYASIANGLSLACKVGIMAEIFSQVQIGIGRQMNLCRLNFDMIGLFAWTGWIVILLVFLENIIRKILRKELD; this comes from the coding sequence ATGTTTCGATCAAGTAAAATTCGAATTTTAACTTCTTTCCTGGTTTTAATTCTTTTGTGGCAGTTAGCTGCTTTTACTATAGATAATGACTGGCTGCTTCCTTATCCAATACAAGTCTTTCATCGAATGATTGATTTTCTATTTTACCCCTCTTTCTATCAGGCTATAGGGGCTTCATTAAGGCGTATTTTGATTGGTCTAGGCTTTGCGTTTGTTTTAGCTTTTTTATGCGCTTATGCAAGCTTTAAAAGTAAATTATTTGAGGATATATTTACTCCAGTTTTAGTTCTTTCAAGGAGCATACCTAATATTTCTTATATATTAATTGTTTTGGTTTGGTTTAATTCGGAAATGAGTTCTGCTATCATTTGTTTTTTAATCTTATTTCCTACTATTTATAGCAGTCTGTATAACGGATGGAAAGATATAGATGATGAATTACTAAGTGTTATGCGTTTATATCAGACTTCATTTATTTACCGAGTTCGAAAAGTGTATTTTCCATTATTGAAAAGTTCAATTTACGCAAGTATTGCAAATGGGTTATCCCTTGCTTGTAAAGTAGGTATTATGGCAGAAATATTCTCTCAGGTACAAATAGGTATAGGAAGACAAATGAATCTATGTCGTTTAAATTTTGATATGATCGGTCTATTTGCATGGACTGGATGGATTGTTATATTGCTTGTTTTTTTAGAGAATATTATAAGAAAGATATTAAGAAAAGAATTAGATTAA